A DNA window from Camelina sativa cultivar DH55 chromosome 17, Cs, whole genome shotgun sequence contains the following coding sequences:
- the LOC104758278 gene encoding ATP-dependent Clp protease proteolytic subunit-related protein 1, chloroplastic-like, which yields MATSLFSPLTSQLNHEAVCSKFVLPKSSFMSGSKLFSSNMPCSTVPRRTRRSRCFASAKDMSFDHIPKQFRGDNLKDGVMQNYKNVPQYFYGLNPAQMDMFMTEDSPVRQQAEKVTEESISSRRNYLDNGGIWSMSGMNAADPRRYSMSVQMYRGGGGGGGSARPRTAPPDLPSLLLDARICYLGMPIVPAVTELLVAQFMWLDYDNPAKPIYLYINSPGTQNEKMETVGSETEAYAIADTISYCKSDVYTINCGMAFGQAAMLLSLGKKGYRAVQPHSSTKLYLPKVNRSSGAAIDMWIKAKELDANTDYYIELLAKGTGKSKEQINEDIKRPKYLQAQAAIDYGIADKIADSQDSSFEKRDYDGTLAQRAMRPGGGSPTAPAGLR from the exons ATGGCgacttctctgttttctcctcttACTTCACAACTCAACCATGAAGCTGTCTGTTCCAAGTTTGTGCTACCCAAATCGTCGTTCATGTCGGGATCCAAGCTTTTTTCATCGAACATGCCTTGCTCTACTGTTCCTAGACGCACAAGAAGATCACGCTGCTTTGCTTCTGCTAAAGATATGAGCTTTGACCATATCCCTAAACAGTTTCGAGGAGACAATCTCAAAGACGGAG TGATGCAGAACTACAAGAATGTACCGCAATATTTTTACGGGCTTAATCCAGCTCAAATGGATATGTTCATGACGGAGGATAGCCCTGTCCGTCAGCAAGCAGAAAAAGTTACAGAG GAAAGCATCTCGTCTAGAAGAAATTATTTGGACAATGGAGGGATATGGAGTATGTCCGGTATGAATGCAGCAGATCCTAGAAGATATAGTATGAGTGTCCAGATGTACAGAGGTggaggtggcggaggaggaTCTGCAAGACCAAGAACTGCTCCTCCAGATTTGCCTTCTTTGCTATTGGATGCTAGGATATGCTACCTTGGGATGCCG ATCGTACCTGCTGTTACTGAGTTACTCGTTGCCCAATTTATGTGGCTAGACTATGATAACCCAGCGAAGCCCATCTACCTATACATAAATTCACCCGGGACACAG AATGAGAAGATGGAAACTGTTGGATCAGAAACAGAGGCTTATGCGATAGCTGATACCATCTCT TATTGCAAATCAGATGTATACACTATCAATTGTGGGATGGCTTTTGGTCAAGCAGCAATGCTTCTTTCTCTCGGGAAAAAAGGTTACCGTGCTGTACAACCACATTCATCAA CAAAATTATATCTGCCAAAAGTGAACAGATCGAGTGGAGCTGCCATAGATATGTGGATAAAG GCCAAGGAACTTGATGCGAATACCGATTACTACATCGAGCTATTAGCTAAGGGAACAGGGAAATCCAAGGAGCAGATCAATGAGGACATTAAGCGACCGAAATATCTCCAAGCACAAGCAGCCATTGACTATGGAATTGCAGACAAGATAGCTGACTCACAGGATAGTTCCTTTGAGAAACGG GATTACGATGGGACTCTTGCACAGAGAGCCATGAGACCTGGAGGAGGCAGCCCAACCGCTCCAGCCGGACTAAGATGA
- the LOC104758281 gene encoding uncharacterized protein LOC104758281: MFEIPDDKKGDERIDAVILDEELTGSEASRGCTAKVLKVDGAFERYLSENKSKDATEATLQMSELQNRLDAEFLLAQMCSVKFKEWIVVLATLLQRSEVLYDIFRYDLRLWKAYSMTLQSHLGFAQYHDLLQILEDKLSATVGEESNRDIIIFSSYI, encoded by the exons ATGTTTGAG ATTCCAGATGATAAAAAGGGAGATGAAAGAATCGACGCGGTTATTTTAGATGAGGAATTAACAGGCTCAGAAGCTTCTCGTGGTTGCACAGCAAAAGTACTTAAAGTAGACGGGGCTTTTGAGCGGTACCTCAGCGAGAACAAGTCAAAAGATGCTACAGAAGCAACG CTGCAGATGAGTGAGCTACAGAACCGGTTAGATGCAGAGTTTCTATTGGCTCAGATGTGTTCTGTCAAGTTCAAAGAATGGATAGTTGTTCTTGCCACTCTATTACAACGGTCCGAG GTTCTTTATGATATTTTCCGGTATGATCTACGGTTGTGGAAAGCATATAGTATGACATTACAG TCTCACCTGGGTTTCGCTCAGTACCATGACTTGCTTCAGATTTTAGAGGATAAACTGTCAGCGACCGTCGGAGAAGAAAGCAATAGAG acataatcattttttcttcatatatataa
- the LOC104758279 gene encoding nucleobase-ascorbate transporter 4 isoform X1, with product MATKNDDFAPFPVKDQLPGVEFCVSSSPNWPEGIVLGFQHYIVMLGATVIIPSILVPLMGGGDVEKAEVINTVLFVSGINTLLQSLFGSRLPVVIGASYAYVIPALYITFSYRFTYYLHPHLRFEETMRAIQGALIIASICHMIMGFFGLWRILVRFLTPLSAAPLVILTGVGLVAFAFPQLARCIEVGLPALIILIILSQYLPHLFKCKRSICEQFAVLFTIAIVWAYAEILTAAGAYDKRPDNTQLSCRTDRSGLISASPWVKIPYPLQWGRPSFHGSDAFAMMAATYVAIVETTGSFIAASRFGSATHIPPSVLSRGIGWQGIGVLLDGLFGTATGSTALVENTGLLGLTKVGSRRVVQISAGFMIFFSIFGKFGAVLASIPLPIFAAVYCVLFAYVASAGLGLLQFCNLNSFRTKFILGFSIFIGLSVAQYFTEYLFISGRGPVHTRTSAFNVIMQVIFSSAATVGIMAAFLLDCTHSYGHASVRRDSGRHWWEKFRVYHTDTRTEEFYALPYNLNRFFPSF from the exons ATGGCGACAAAGAACGATGATTTTGCACCATTTCCAGTTAAAGATCAGCTTCCAGGAGTCGAGTTTTGTGTATCGAGCTCTCCAAATTGGC CGGAAGGCATAGTTCTTGGGTTTCAACATTACATTGTAATGCTTGGTGCTACTGTAATCATACCTTCCATACTTGTCCCTCTCATGGGTGGTGGCGAC GTAGAGAAAGCAGAAGTGATCAACACAGTGTTGTTCGTGTCCGGAATAAACACGTTGTTACAGAGTTTGTTCGGAAGTAGACTCCCTGTCGTCATCGGAGCTTCTTATGCCTACGTCATCCCTGCTCTTTACATCACTTTCTCTTACCGTTTCACTTACTATCTTCACCCTCACCTG AGATTTGAGGAGACAATGAGAGCAATTCAAGGAGCTCTTATCATTGCTTCTATATGTCATATGATTATGGGTTTCTTTGGTTTGTGGAGGATCTTGGTCAG GTTTCTTACTCCTCTTTCGGCTGCTCCTCTCGTGATTCTCACAGGCGTTGGCCTTGTCGCCTTTGCGTTTCCTCAG CTTGCGAGATGTATAGAAGTTGGACTCCCAGCATTGATCATACTGATAATTTTATCTCAg TATCTTCCTCACTTGTTCAAGTGTAAAAGATCGATATGCGAGCAATTCGCTGTTCTGTTCACAATAGCGATCGTTTGGGCTTACGCAGAGATTCTGACAGCAGCTGGAGCTTACGATAAAAGACCTGACAATACACAACTCAGTTGTCGAACAGACCGGTCCGGTCTCATTAGTGCTTCTCCATG GGTGAAAATTCCATATCCATTGCAATGGGGACGTCCAAGTTTTCATGGAAGCGATGCATTCGCAATGATGGCAGCTACTTATGTGGCGATTGTTGAG ACGACAGGTTCCTTCATCGCTGCTTCAAGATTTGGCAGCGCAACACATATCCCTCCCTCGGTGCTTAGCCGTGGTATTGGATGGCAG GGCATAGGCGTTTTGCTGGATGGACTGTTTGGAACAGCAACTGGTTCAACAGCTTTGGT TGAAAATACAGGGCTTCTAGGATTAACGAAGGTTGGGAGCAGAAGAGTGGTTCAGATATCTGCAGGTTTcatgatcttcttctccattttcg GGAAGTTTGGGGCTGTTCTTGCATCGATACCATTACCGATCTTTGCAGCTGTGTACTGTGTTCTGTTCGCCTATGTTG CTTCTGCAGGACTCGGCCTTCTTCAATTCTGCAACTTAAACAGCTTTAGGACTAAATTTATCCTCggcttctccatcttcatcggTCTCTCTGTGGCACAATACTTCACCGAATATCTATTCATCTCTGGTCGTGGACCTGTTCACACTCGTACTTCTGCT TTCAATGTAATAATGCAAGTGATATTCTCTTCGGCTGCAACTGTTGGGATAATGGCAGCATTTTTGTTGGACTGTACTCATAGCTATGGACATGCCTCGGTGAGGAGAGACAGTGGAAGACATTGGTGGGAGAAATTCAGAGTCTACCACACTGATACACGAACAGAAGAGTTTTACGCATTGCCTTACAACCTCAACAGATTCTTCCCTTCTTTCTGA
- the LOC104758277 gene encoding uncharacterized protein LOC104758277, with product MSSVGQSILMALTVTVNKYASSNVQSVRRNDTKRDSLAARTADLGRRNVLFSSSSFIAAALTTSDQLLQKYLKKTEENKAKNDKERLDGYYKRNYKDYFEFVEGSIKGKTEAELSESEKRILEWLKANK from the exons atgagtTCCGTAGGCCAAAGCATTCTCATGGCTTTAACAGTAACGGTTAACAAATATGCTTCTTCCAATGTTCAATCTGTACGCAGAAACGATACCAAACGCGATTCTTTAGCCGCTCGAACCGCTGATTTAGGACGCAGAAACGtcctcttctcctcttcctccttcaTCGCAGCCGCTTTGACCACCAGCGATCAACTTCTCCAGA AGTATTTGAAGAAGACTGAGGAAAACAAAGCCAAGAATGATAAGGAG AGATTGGACGGGTATTACAAGAGGaattataaagactattttgagTTTGTTGAAGGATCTATAAAGGGAAAGACAGAAGCAGAGCTCAGTGAGTCTGAGAAACGGATTCTTGAATGGCTCAAAGCCAACAAATGA
- the LOC104758279 gene encoding nucleobase-ascorbate transporter 4 isoform X2: MATKNDDFAPFPVKDQLPGVEFCVSSSPNWPEGIVLGFQHYIVMLGATVIIPSILVPLMGGGDVEKAEVINTVLFVSGINTLLQSLFGSRLPVVIGASYAYVIPALYITFSYRFTYYLHPHLRFEETMRAIQGALIIASICHMIMGFFGLWRILVRFLTPLSAAPLVILTGVGLVAFAFPQLARCIEVGLPALIILIILSQYLPHLFKCKRSICEQFAVLFTIAIVWAYAEILTAAGAYDKRPDNTQLSCRTDRSGLISASPWVKIPYPLQWGRPSFHGSDAFAMMAATYVAIVETTGSFIAASRFGSATHIPPSVLSRGIGWQGIGVLLDGLFGTATGSTALVENTGLLGLTKVGSRRVVQISAGFMIFFSIFGKFGAVLASIPLPIFAAVYCVLFAYVASAGLGLLQFCNLNSFRTKFILGFSIFIGLSVAQYFTEYLFISGRGPVHTRTSAHFCWTVLIAMDMPR, translated from the exons ATGGCGACAAAGAACGATGATTTTGCACCATTTCCAGTTAAAGATCAGCTTCCAGGAGTCGAGTTTTGTGTATCGAGCTCTCCAAATTGGC CGGAAGGCATAGTTCTTGGGTTTCAACATTACATTGTAATGCTTGGTGCTACTGTAATCATACCTTCCATACTTGTCCCTCTCATGGGTGGTGGCGAC GTAGAGAAAGCAGAAGTGATCAACACAGTGTTGTTCGTGTCCGGAATAAACACGTTGTTACAGAGTTTGTTCGGAAGTAGACTCCCTGTCGTCATCGGAGCTTCTTATGCCTACGTCATCCCTGCTCTTTACATCACTTTCTCTTACCGTTTCACTTACTATCTTCACCCTCACCTG AGATTTGAGGAGACAATGAGAGCAATTCAAGGAGCTCTTATCATTGCTTCTATATGTCATATGATTATGGGTTTCTTTGGTTTGTGGAGGATCTTGGTCAG GTTTCTTACTCCTCTTTCGGCTGCTCCTCTCGTGATTCTCACAGGCGTTGGCCTTGTCGCCTTTGCGTTTCCTCAG CTTGCGAGATGTATAGAAGTTGGACTCCCAGCATTGATCATACTGATAATTTTATCTCAg TATCTTCCTCACTTGTTCAAGTGTAAAAGATCGATATGCGAGCAATTCGCTGTTCTGTTCACAATAGCGATCGTTTGGGCTTACGCAGAGATTCTGACAGCAGCTGGAGCTTACGATAAAAGACCTGACAATACACAACTCAGTTGTCGAACAGACCGGTCCGGTCTCATTAGTGCTTCTCCATG GGTGAAAATTCCATATCCATTGCAATGGGGACGTCCAAGTTTTCATGGAAGCGATGCATTCGCAATGATGGCAGCTACTTATGTGGCGATTGTTGAG ACGACAGGTTCCTTCATCGCTGCTTCAAGATTTGGCAGCGCAACACATATCCCTCCCTCGGTGCTTAGCCGTGGTATTGGATGGCAG GGCATAGGCGTTTTGCTGGATGGACTGTTTGGAACAGCAACTGGTTCAACAGCTTTGGT TGAAAATACAGGGCTTCTAGGATTAACGAAGGTTGGGAGCAGAAGAGTGGTTCAGATATCTGCAGGTTTcatgatcttcttctccattttcg GGAAGTTTGGGGCTGTTCTTGCATCGATACCATTACCGATCTTTGCAGCTGTGTACTGTGTTCTGTTCGCCTATGTTG CTTCTGCAGGACTCGGCCTTCTTCAATTCTGCAACTTAAACAGCTTTAGGACTAAATTTATCCTCggcttctccatcttcatcggTCTCTCTGTGGCACAATACTTCACCGAATATCTATTCATCTCTGGTCGTGGACCTGTTCACACTCGTACTTCTGCT CATTTTTGTTGGACTGTACTCATAGCTATGGACATGCCTCGGTGA
- the LOC104759896 gene encoding F-box/LRR-repeat protein At1g48400-like yields the protein MAGRDLISNLPDEILGKILSLLPTKVAASTSVLSKRWSKENLLLLVDTLCFDDSVVVYPSEEEETTGPHLFSDFVDKTLALLVTKTNSHINKLSLSSLCRLRHKEYYHCLNRWILTALEHPYLLGLHLYAPHTLFSGICIETKLFMSNTLVKLTLSGAYDLEAERVFLPALKSLSLLSTSIGHDYYSLLIHGCPVLEELYIRDGDCPDSSAGCGTDVESASIKRLVIFSILPYDQPAHRRIVFFEAPSLVYLDYSSYVSNQYEVAP from the coding sequence ATGGCGGGTAGAGATTTGATAAGCAATTTGCCAGATGAGATTCTTGGCAAAATCCTGTCTTTACTTCCGACAAAAGTGGCAGCTTCCACATCGGTTCTGTCCAAGAGGTGGAGCAAGGAGAATCTGCTGCTTCTTGTAGACACCCTTTGTTTTGATGACTCGGTGGTTGTGTATCCCagcgaggaagaagaaactacTGGTCCACATCTCTTCTCTGATTTCGTAGATAAAACACTTGCTCTTCTGGTCACCAAAACCAATTCTCACATCAACAAGTTATCTCTGTCGTCTCTGTGTCGTCTGCGCCACAAAGAATACTATCATTGTCTCAACCGTTGGATATTGACTGCATTGGAACACCCTTATTTATTGGGACTACACTTGTACGCACCTCACACTCTTTTTTCCGGTATTTGTATCGAAACCAAGTTGTTCATGAGTAACACACTCGTGAAGCTCACGTTATCTGGTGCATATGATCTTGAGGCCGAGCGTGTGTTTCTCCCAGCCCTCAAATCACTTTCTCTCTTATCAACTTCGATTGGTCATGACTACTACTCTCTCCTCATCCATGGCTGCCCTGTGCTCGAAGAATTATACATACGTGATGGTGATTGTCCCGACTCTTCTGCTGGTTGCGGTACGGACGTGGAGAGTGCATCCATCAAGCGACTTGTGATTTTTTCCATTCTTCCCTATGACCAACCGGCTCACCGCCGAATCGTTTTTTTCGAAGCACCAAGCCTTGTGTACCTTGACTATTCTAGCTATGTCTCCAACCAGTATGAGGTTGCTCCCTAA